A single uncultured Methanolobus sp. DNA region contains:
- the speB gene encoding agmatinase has translation MFYKPDMMDAYADYDSARYVIFGVPFDATSSFRSGSRWAPDAMRRASVNFETYNQHFDIDFEDLLIHDIGNLEPYSSVDETLEDLYYAVRPIARDGKIPIMMGGEHSLTYPCVKACAEEAGEDIGFVVMDAHFDLREEYGGIKNNHACVSRHVRDDITDTYVTIGVRSGPKEEWVYARENSIKYYTADDVREVGIKQVISEVKEYLGCKKIYLSLDMDAIDPAYAPGLGTPEPFGLTDIDVREIIRALAPISIGFDVVEIAPEYDNGISALLGTKLLREFIAAHAASER, from the coding sequence ATGTTTTACAAACCTGATATGATGGATGCTTATGCAGACTATGATTCTGCAAGGTATGTTATATTCGGTGTCCCCTTTGATGCTACATCCTCATTCAGGTCTGGAAGTCGCTGGGCTCCTGATGCAATGAGGAGAGCCTCAGTGAATTTTGAAACCTATAACCAGCATTTTGACATTGATTTTGAAGACCTTCTTATTCATGATATAGGAAACCTTGAGCCTTATTCTTCAGTTGATGAGACTCTTGAGGACCTGTACTATGCAGTCAGGCCGATCGCAAGAGATGGCAAGATTCCCATCATGATGGGCGGAGAGCACTCCCTTACCTATCCTTGTGTTAAAGCATGCGCAGAAGAAGCCGGAGAAGATATCGGCTTTGTTGTTATGGACGCGCATTTTGATCTCCGTGAAGAGTACGGAGGAATAAAAAACAACCACGCATGTGTTTCCAGACACGTCCGTGATGACATCACAGACACTTATGTAACCATAGGTGTTCGCAGCGGACCAAAGGAAGAATGGGTCTATGCCAGAGAAAACAGCATCAAATATTATACTGCAGACGATGTGCGTGAAGTTGGAATTAAACAGGTAATTTCCGAGGTCAAAGAATATCTCGGCTGCAAGAAGATCTACCTGTCACTTGACATGGATGCAATCGACCCCGCATATGCTCCCGGTCTTGGCACACCTGAGCCTTTCGGACTTACAGACATTGATGTACGAGAAATTATACGTGCACTGGCACCAATTTCTATTGGTTTTGATGTTGTGGAAATAGCCCCGGAATATGATAACGGTATAAGCGCACTTCTGGGAACAAAACTTCTCAGGGAATTCATTGCTGCTCACGCTGCAAGTGAGAGATAG
- the atwA gene encoding methyl coenzyme M reductase system, component A2 encodes MTLFIEVKNLTLEFDGVKVLKNINLTINEGEVLGILGRSGSGKTVLMHVLRGVEEYEGISGEVIYHLARCEKCGHMEPPSKAGQQCPSCGDTLNPFEADFIKISLHDADRREITKRIAIMLQRTFALYGDDRVITNVVNSLTEIGVNSETAVSRAVELLEKVQLSHRMMHVARDLSGGEKQRVVLARQLVRDPMLLIADEPTGTLDPRTADIVHDVIAKAVKDFNMTMVITSHWSEVVEDLADKAIILEDGAIVREGAPSEVAKEFMEMVCTVEKKCDVVVGDPLIKVDNLVKKYISVSRGVVYAVNDVSFDVKEGEIFGLAGTSGAGKTTTSEVLMGIVSPTSGDVQVRVGEEWIDMRKPGPECRGRAVKYMGILHQEYGLYIHRTIIDNLTESIGIDLPYELAVRKAINTLMATGFTEEKAKSILSKMSDEISEGERHRVALAQILMKEPNIIIMDEPTGTMDPFTKKEVTKSILEAREKMGDTFVIVSHDMDFLEEICDRVALMRNGKIVSIGEPKAVLAELTEEERMEAAET; translated from the coding sequence ATGACATTATTCATTGAAGTCAAAAACCTGACACTTGAATTTGATGGTGTCAAAGTTCTCAAAAATATAAACCTGACCATCAACGAGGGAGAAGTTCTCGGTATCCTTGGTAGAAGCGGTTCAGGCAAAACAGTATTGATGCACGTCCTGCGTGGTGTTGAAGAGTACGAAGGCATTAGTGGAGAGGTAATATACCACCTCGCAAGATGTGAGAAATGCGGACATATGGAGCCGCCAAGCAAAGCAGGACAGCAGTGTCCTTCATGTGGTGACACTCTCAATCCTTTCGAAGCTGATTTCATTAAAATTTCCTTGCATGATGCTGACAGGCGTGAGATCACCAAGAGGATCGCGATCATGCTCCAGCGTACCTTTGCGCTGTATGGTGATGACAGGGTCATAACCAATGTAGTGAACTCACTGACAGAGATCGGTGTCAACAGTGAGACTGCAGTTTCCCGTGCAGTTGAGCTTCTTGAAAAGGTTCAGCTCTCCCACCGCATGATGCACGTTGCACGTGACCTTAGTGGTGGAGAAAAGCAGAGAGTAGTACTTGCCCGTCAGCTTGTAAGAGACCCAATGCTTCTCATTGCTGATGAGCCAACCGGTACACTTGACCCAAGGACAGCAGACATAGTCCACGATGTTATTGCAAAGGCAGTAAAGGACTTTAACATGACAATGGTCATAACTTCCCACTGGTCTGAAGTAGTCGAAGACCTTGCAGACAAGGCTATCATTCTTGAAGATGGTGCAATTGTCAGGGAAGGCGCACCTTCTGAAGTTGCAAAAGAGTTCATGGAAATGGTCTGCACTGTGGAAAAGAAGTGTGACGTTGTTGTAGGTGACCCGCTTATCAAGGTCGATAATCTTGTAAAGAAGTACATTTCTGTGAGCAGGGGTGTTGTTTACGCAGTAAACGATGTTTCCTTTGATGTAAAAGAAGGAGAGATATTCGGTCTTGCCGGTACAAGCGGCGCCGGAAAGACAACTACATCTGAAGTGCTTATGGGTATTGTATCTCCAACCAGCGGTGACGTACAGGTACGTGTCGGTGAGGAATGGATTGATATGAGAAAGCCAGGACCGGAATGCAGAGGACGTGCTGTAAAGTACATGGGAATTCTGCACCAGGAATATGGTCTTTACATACACAGGACTATCATTGACAACCTTACAGAATCTATAGGAATTGACCTTCCATACGAGCTTGCTGTCAGAAAAGCTATCAATACCCTGATGGCAACCGGATTTACTGAAGAGAAGGCAAAATCTATATTATCAAAGATGTCAGATGAGATTAGTGAAGGTGAAAGGCACAGGGTTGCACTTGCCCAGATCCTGATGAAGGAACCTAATATCATTATAATGGACGAACCAACGGGAACAATGGACCCGTTCACAAAGAAAGAGGTTACAAAATCTATTCTGGAAGCACGTGAGAAGATGGGCGACACATTCGTCATTGTATCTCACGATATGGACTTCCTGGAAGAGATATGTGACCGTGTAGCTCTTATGAGAAATGGTAAGATAGTCAGTATCGGCGAACCAAAGGCTGTTCTGGCAGAGCTTACCGAAGAAGAGCGTATGGAAGCAGCAGAAACTTGA
- a CDS encoding PAS domain S-box protein: protein MYNKLSSVIFIARNRSEDNSPLKSTIESDFDVVEVNPCSSILTKLKTIIPDAIVIHESLNDPDAYLACQQIKFSEKYHFIPLVFIGPSFSSENKPRLIESGADDYFEEPSDPAVTVAYLRALINKRQKFNCLVEKFDRLKMEVSGSEDQTQSCRNPDDEELFKATFQQSAVGIAQMSREGNFLKVNERFCDIVGYTREELLSLNYMDITYPDKNGTELKMVKKLLEGAADSFEIEKRYIHKKGHPVWVKLYTNVTRDRSGNIRNAFSIVADISAQKEAEARLHESEAFFRTMYESSSIGIVRMSVHDKRIEQANAAFCDMLGYEEHELKGKHLSDISFLDDLQENINQQNKLESGKIPAIKMEKRYIHKSGYLVYALLHANLIFDENGNPLYYMGNVLDITDIRTSQQRLKESEQKYRAYVDNSPHPIFVTDVFGMLLDVNPAACGLTGYSLEELMDMNIIDLCSPKSVDAATEHFLSVKDKVKASAEFLFQKKDGDTYYMQVEAVMIDKKTILALCVDTTERKLTEKLLIEAKMLAEASSNSKSEFLANISHELRTPLNIVIGYSDVLLSEVSGELNEKQMKYSTSIKDAGSNLLEIVNSLIYIAEIEGGSRELNISKFGLQPIVNDLEKIFRASASKNSVSIEFDVNNDIEYILADESKFKTILHHLIGNAIKFNKEGGFVTVVFGRNGDNIHVQVSDTGIGIPEDKQDTLFDPFVQLDWSHARRYSGVGIGLSLVKGLVEMHGGKISLVSMVGEGTNVTFTIPQRF from the coding sequence ATGTATAATAAGTTGAGTTCTGTCATATTTATAGCAAGGAACAGGTCAGAGGATAACAGTCCTCTCAAAAGTACGATCGAAAGCGATTTTGATGTGGTAGAGGTCAACCCATGCAGTTCTATTCTGACAAAACTTAAGACCATTATCCCGGACGCGATAGTTATCCATGAGTCTCTCAACGACCCGGACGCATATCTTGCGTGTCAGCAGATAAAATTCTCAGAAAAATATCATTTCATACCCCTGGTCTTTATTGGTCCTTCTTTTTCCAGCGAGAACAAACCACGGCTGATAGAATCTGGTGCAGACGATTACTTTGAAGAGCCATCCGATCCTGCTGTCACAGTTGCCTATTTGAGAGCTTTAATTAACAAGAGGCAGAAGTTCAATTGTCTGGTTGAAAAATTTGACCGGCTCAAAATGGAAGTTTCTGGTTCAGAAGACCAAACCCAGAGCTGTCGCAATCCGGATGATGAGGAGTTATTCAAAGCTACTTTCCAGCAATCGGCAGTAGGTATCGCCCAGATGTCCAGAGAAGGTAATTTCCTGAAAGTCAACGAGCGTTTTTGTGATATTGTAGGTTATACACGGGAAGAACTACTTTCTTTAAATTACATGGATATTACTTATCCTGACAAGAATGGAACTGAACTCAAAATGGTGAAAAAGCTCCTTGAAGGAGCTGCCGATTCATTTGAGATCGAAAAGAGATACATTCACAAAAAAGGACATCCTGTCTGGGTGAAGCTATACACAAATGTTACACGTGATAGATCAGGAAACATAAGGAATGCCTTTTCCATTGTAGCAGACATTTCGGCTCAAAAGGAAGCAGAAGCCCGACTTCATGAAAGTGAGGCTTTTTTCAGGACAATGTATGAATCCAGCAGTATTGGTATTGTAAGGATGTCTGTACATGATAAAAGAATTGAACAGGCAAATGCTGCTTTCTGTGATATGCTGGGTTATGAAGAGCATGAGCTTAAAGGGAAACACCTGAGTGACATAAGTTTCCTTGACGATTTGCAAGAGAATATTAATCAGCAAAATAAACTGGAATCTGGTAAAATTCCTGCTATCAAAATGGAAAAAAGGTATATTCACAAGTCCGGTTACCTTGTATATGCTCTTCTCCATGCAAATCTTATTTTCGATGAAAATGGAAATCCACTTTACTATATGGGTAATGTTCTTGATATTACAGACATCAGGACATCACAACAGCGCCTGAAAGAAAGTGAGCAAAAATATCGTGCTTATGTTGACAATTCTCCTCATCCTATTTTTGTAACAGATGTTTTTGGTATGCTTCTGGATGTGAATCCTGCGGCATGTGGTCTGACTGGATATTCTCTTGAAGAATTAATGGACATGAATATCATAGACTTGTGCAGCCCGAAGTCTGTTGATGCTGCTACAGAGCATTTTCTGAGTGTAAAGGATAAAGTCAAGGCATCTGCTGAGTTTCTATTCCAGAAAAAAGATGGTGACACTTATTATATGCAGGTCGAAGCTGTCATGATCGATAAGAAAACGATTCTGGCACTTTGTGTTGATACTACTGAGCGTAAACTCACAGAGAAACTCCTTATTGAGGCAAAAATGCTTGCAGAGGCTTCTTCTAACTCAAAGAGCGAGTTTTTGGCTAATATAAGCCATGAACTGCGTACTCCTTTAAATATTGTCATCGGTTATTCAGATGTTCTTCTAAGCGAAGTATCAGGCGAATTAAATGAGAAGCAGATGAAGTATTCCACCAGCATAAAGGATGCAGGTTCCAATCTTCTTGAGATCGTCAATTCTCTTATCTATATTGCTGAGATAGAGGGTGGAAGCCGTGAACTCAACATTTCTAAATTTGGTCTACAACCAATAGTGAATGACCTCGAAAAAATATTCCGGGCTTCAGCTTCTAAAAATTCAGTTTCAATAGAGTTTGATGTCAATAATGATATTGAATACATTCTGGCAGATGAATCCAAGTTCAAGACAATCCTTCATCATTTGATTGGAAACGCTATCAAATTCAACAAAGAGGGAGGTTTTGTAACTGTTGTTTTTGGCAGGAATGGGGATAATATCCATGTGCAGGTAAGCGATACTGGAATCGGCATCCCTGAAGATAAACAGGATACGCTTTTTGATCCTTTTGTCCAGCTTGACTGGTCACATGCACGCAGATATAGTGGTGTAGGTATCGGTCTTTCTCTTGTAAAAGGGCTTGTTGAGATGCATGGCGGCAAGATATCTCTTGTAAGTATGGTTGGGGAAGGTACTAATGTTACTTTTACGATTCCTCAGCGTTTCTAA
- a CDS encoding matrixin family metalloprotease — protein MSRTNLIIKVLIIIILLALAFEGMRHTDYTEPAIVSQPWDHSPITVYIDDKDVPQHYSLTYKEDVMNALTYWENGGNGQLGFQPEFQVLETDNADILIMWVDNLEKDAGSANGIAGFTRPYIVSGKFERVDIVLEAGNYEGYAWRQYGDSSMEDIAAHELGHALGLGHSNDRSDIMYPKYDRRDNLDPLLFNSTRYVLLALLIAAALIVSYHGTGWLRCKKQRKELEEDVFNYPGKEEKNE, from the coding sequence ATGAGCAGAACTAACCTGATCATAAAGGTCCTGATAATTATCATTTTACTGGCTCTTGCATTTGAGGGTATGCGACATACAGATTATACTGAACCAGCAATAGTCTCACAACCGTGGGACCACAGTCCCATCACTGTTTATATTGATGACAAGGACGTACCGCAGCATTACAGCCTCACTTACAAAGAAGATGTAATGAATGCTCTCACATACTGGGAAAACGGGGGAAACGGCCAGCTTGGGTTCCAGCCGGAATTTCAGGTACTTGAAACTGACAATGCTGACATACTGATAATGTGGGTGGACAACCTTGAGAAGGACGCAGGTTCAGCAAATGGGATTGCAGGGTTCACAAGACCATATATCGTAAGCGGTAAATTTGAAAGAGTGGACATTGTCCTTGAAGCTGGCAATTATGAAGGCTATGCATGGAGACAATATGGTGACAGTTCCATGGAAGATATAGCCGCGCATGAACTGGGACATGCACTTGGACTGGGACACAGCAATGACAGAAGCGATATTATGTACCCCAAATATGACCGGCGGGATAATCTTGATCCATTACTCTTCAATTCCACCCGCTATGTGCTTCTGGCTCTGCTTATCGCAGCAGCGCTCATTGTCTCATATCATGGAACAGGATGGCTTCGCTGCAAAAAACAAAGAAAAGAGCTTGAAGAAGACGTGTTCAATTATCCGGGAAAAGAGGAGAAAAATGAATAA
- a CDS encoding N-acetyltransferase has translation MKISIRNAEKGDIEGIMSVEHDSFHSNIVENSDTFLERVKAFSDGFLVVEIDGEIAGYISSELWDHSENIDTEKFVLGHSITETHRNDGKELYISSIGVLKKYRGKGYGNALFMELVNRIRGKYEILSIILIVSEDWHAAKRIYENGGFREIQKIKCFFDDDEKSDAIVMRKQI, from the coding sequence GTGAAAATTTCAATAAGGAATGCTGAAAAAGGAGATATTGAAGGAATAATGAGTGTTGAGCATGACTCGTTCCACAGCAATATCGTTGAAAACAGTGACACTTTTCTTGAAAGAGTTAAAGCATTCTCAGACGGATTTCTGGTCGTGGAAATTGACGGAGAGATTGCAGGATACATTTCTTCAGAGCTCTGGGATCATTCAGAGAACATCGACACTGAAAAATTCGTCCTTGGGCACAGCATTACTGAAACTCATAGAAATGACGGGAAGGAACTTTACATATCATCCATCGGAGTTCTGAAAAAGTATCGTGGTAAAGGCTATGGAAATGCTCTTTTCATGGAACTCGTTAACAGGATCCGCGGCAAATATGAAATATTGAGTATAATTCTCATTGTTTCAGAGGACTGGCATGCTGCAAAAAGGATCTACGAAAATGGCGGATTCAGAGAAATTCAGAAAATCAAATGCTTTTTTGATGACGATGAAAAGTCTGATGCAATCGTCATGAGAAAACAAATATGA
- a CDS encoding HAD-IC family P-type ATPase produces the protein MKKRVAVVFDSAGTLLHMYRVAKDMNDGSMLEDIQTTLLVAEKANRALVVLRTRFDELWQCSLDLELREFIDMYNIPLGISCSSSPFELEEVYSIIRGNNVRVRDLYDVVSHVKGRCPEISYLAAGLVVDSQEDMVPYVLSTGGKMYSSTPETIKTVRELGVDIFIASGDDAQNLQVLASSLSIPMKDVFAVATTHDKERIVKNLKNDHDIVIMVGDGMNDILALRAADVGILTSQQGDERPPVLRDSADIIIGNIIDVVDIIKNIDTSITL, from the coding sequence ATGAAAAAACGTGTTGCTGTTGTCTTTGACAGTGCCGGGACACTGTTACATATGTATCGTGTTGCCAAGGACATGAACGATGGCTCAATGCTGGAAGATATACAGACAACTCTTTTGGTTGCAGAAAAAGCCAACAGGGCACTTGTAGTATTGCGTACCCGCTTTGATGAATTATGGCAATGTTCCCTTGATCTTGAGCTTCGGGAATTCATAGATATGTACAATATTCCTCTGGGAATCAGTTGTTCAAGCAGTCCTTTTGAGCTGGAAGAGGTTTACAGCATAATCCGCGGCAATAATGTAAGAGTGAGGGATCTCTATGATGTAGTTTCCCACGTAAAGGGTCGCTGTCCTGAAATCTCCTATCTTGCAGCAGGTCTGGTTGTTGACTCCCAGGAAGATATGGTTCCTTATGTTCTTAGCACAGGTGGGAAGATGTATTCCAGCACCCCGGAAACCATCAAGACGGTGAGAGAACTTGGTGTTGATATTTTCATAGCTTCAGGAGATGACGCGCAGAACCTGCAGGTTCTTGCATCTTCGTTGTCCATCCCCATGAAAGATGTTTTTGCAGTTGCCACAACGCACGATAAAGAGCGGATAGTAAAAAACCTGAAAAATGACCATGATATTGTTATTATGGTGGGTGACGGGATGAATGATATACTTGCATTAAGGGCCGCTGATGTCGGAATTCTTACTTCCCAACAGGGTGATGAGCGCCCTCCGGTATTGAGGGATTCTGCGGACATTATCATAGGCAATATCATTGATGTAGTGGACATTATAAAGAACATAGATACATCCATCACTTTGTAA
- a CDS encoding winged helix-turn-helix transcriptional regulator, producing MEFELNTRKRIFETIRSSPGIHLRELERTLGLAVGSLQYHLHYMQKKNLIFSQKDEQFIRYFVKDKELSDSNRIVMSFLRKKACRHILITLMGGPGLNNKDISTAIGLSPSTVSWHLNKLVASGIINKTINGRESNFNVNDPEEIAELVITYKSSFFDRMLDNFIEMWELDTGKQK from the coding sequence ATGGAATTCGAACTCAATACCCGCAAAAGGATATTTGAAACCATCCGCAGTTCGCCGGGAATTCATCTACGTGAACTGGAAAGAACCCTTGGTCTGGCAGTTGGCAGTCTGCAGTATCACCTTCATTACATGCAAAAGAAGAATCTTATTTTTTCACAGAAAGATGAACAATTCATCCGTTATTTTGTCAAAGACAAAGAACTGAGTGACAGCAACCGCATAGTCATGTCCTTCCTGCGCAAAAAGGCATGCAGACATATTCTTATTACTTTGATGGGAGGTCCAGGTCTTAACAACAAAGATATTTCCACAGCCATCGGACTTTCTCCATCTACTGTTTCCTGGCATCTTAACAAACTCGTGGCATCAGGGATCATAAATAAAACCATAAATGGCAGGGAAAGCAATTTCAATGTAAACGATCCTGAAGAGATTGCAGAACTGGTAATCACCTACAAAAGCAGCTTCTTTGACCGTATGCTCGATAATTTCATTGAGATGTGGGAACTTGATACAGGAAAACAAAAGTAG
- a CDS encoding translation initiation factor IF-5A, giving the protein MKIQVEVKELKEGKYVIVDDEACIIKSISKSKPGKHGSAKARIDVIGLFDNQKRSIVGPVSDKIYVPVVERKNAQVLSISGEIAQLMDMGDFSTFEMKIPDEYKERIKEGEEVSFLTALGKMKFDLR; this is encoded by the coding sequence GTGAAAATACAAGTTGAAGTTAAAGAACTTAAAGAAGGCAAGTACGTTATCGTAGACGACGAGGCCTGCATCATCAAGAGCATATCCAAGTCCAAGCCAGGTAAGCACGGTTCAGCAAAAGCAAGGATCGATGTTATCGGACTTTTCGACAACCAGAAAAGATCGATCGTAGGCCCTGTATCTGACAAGATCTACGTACCAGTTGTTGAGAGAAAGAACGCACAGGTACTTTCCATTTCTGGCGAGATCGCACAGCTCATGGACATGGGCGACTTCTCAACCTTTGAAATGAAGATCCCTGACGAGTACAAGGAAAGGATAAAGGAAGGAGAAGAGGTTTCATTCCTCACTGCACTTGGCAAAATGAAGTTCGATCTCAGATGA
- a CDS encoding aldehyde ferredoxin oxidoreductase family protein, translating to MYGWTGRTVIIDLGNNSVTETKTEKTYVEQFIGGRGLGCRLMQDFADPEIEALSPENPLILTTGPLTGTSVPMSGHFSITCKSPLTSTIFSTNVGGYFGAELKFAGIDALVITGKAEKPVYISINDEEVEILSAEHLWGKNTAETTALLEDKGKVACIGKAGETLVSMANIVNDRIYTSGRGGHGAVAGSKNLKAIVVKGTNHIEIARPDEFEMVMEKAKKLLIASPPASKGLKRYGSSVITDLLDYMGTLPAMNFREKKFQNADKLSGEELNNTLHLKEAPCYACPIGCKRTDQDGKPVPDYDSIWAFGPNIGNDEIGLVRELDGICLDYGLDPVSVGSAIAAYMEIKPWIEMEEIKEIATEIGEGTHYVCKGTHDYLHSTGKEECDTAVKGLEIPGYDPREIKGMAIAYATSNTGGSHLSAFMVGPEIMGKPILLERDKFDGKAALVLYFQDLAAVIDSLVMCPFTMLAVGEVDFATLLNNLTGENYSAEELLRAGERIFNMERIFNLKAGITFKDDTLPERFFENGIDRDEFEKAIHDYYHFRGWNAEGTPEEEKLKELGIFNENRENDRSAE from the coding sequence ATGTACGGATGGACTGGAAGAACAGTTATCATTGACCTGGGCAACAACTCGGTCACAGAAACTAAAACTGAAAAAACGTATGTTGAGCAATTTATAGGAGGGCGCGGCCTGGGATGCAGGCTTATGCAGGACTTTGCTGACCCTGAAATAGAAGCGCTAAGCCCTGAAAATCCACTTATACTTACCACCGGACCACTCACAGGAACCTCAGTCCCCATGTCCGGACATTTTTCTATCACATGCAAGTCTCCGCTTACGTCAACAATATTCAGTACAAATGTAGGCGGCTATTTTGGAGCCGAACTCAAATTTGCAGGCATTGATGCCCTTGTGATAACAGGCAAAGCTGAAAAACCCGTGTATATCAGCATCAATGACGAAGAAGTGGAAATATTATCCGCCGAGCACCTCTGGGGAAAGAACACTGCTGAAACAACAGCCCTTCTTGAAGATAAAGGCAAGGTAGCCTGCATAGGCAAAGCCGGTGAAACTTTAGTCAGTATGGCAAATATCGTAAATGACCGCATATATACCAGTGGCCGTGGAGGACATGGAGCTGTTGCAGGTTCTAAAAATCTCAAGGCTATTGTTGTTAAAGGTACTAATCATATAGAAATTGCAAGGCCTGATGAATTTGAAATGGTAATGGAGAAGGCAAAGAAACTGCTAATTGCAAGTCCTCCCGCATCCAAAGGACTCAAAAGATATGGCAGTTCAGTAATTACAGACCTTCTGGATTATATGGGAACCCTACCTGCAATGAATTTCCGTGAAAAGAAGTTCCAGAATGCAGACAAACTTTCGGGTGAAGAGCTCAACAATACATTACATTTAAAGGAAGCTCCCTGCTACGCATGCCCTATTGGTTGCAAGCGAACCGACCAGGATGGGAAACCTGTTCCGGATTATGACTCTATTTGGGCGTTTGGACCAAACATTGGAAATGATGAAATAGGACTAGTCAGGGAACTTGACGGAATCTGCCTGGATTACGGGCTGGATCCTGTTTCAGTTGGTTCTGCAATTGCGGCCTACATGGAGATCAAACCCTGGATCGAAATGGAAGAAATCAAAGAAATTGCCACGGAGATAGGAGAAGGAACACATTACGTGTGCAAAGGCACTCATGATTACCTGCATTCAACCGGGAAAGAGGAATGCGATACTGCAGTGAAAGGGCTTGAGATTCCGGGATACGACCCTAGGGAGATCAAAGGAATGGCTATTGCCTATGCTACATCAAATACAGGTGGCTCACATTTGAGTGCATTCATGGTTGGCCCTGAGATTATGGGAAAGCCCATACTTCTTGAAAGGGATAAATTTGACGGGAAAGCTGCCCTGGTATTATATTTCCAGGATCTTGCAGCAGTTATTGATTCTCTTGTTATGTGTCCGTTCACAATGCTTGCAGTGGGAGAGGTTGATTTTGCCACACTGCTGAACAATCTGACCGGAGAGAACTATTCTGCTGAAGAACTATTGAGGGCTGGTGAAAGGATATTCAATATGGAAAGGATTTTCAACCTGAAAGCAGGAATCACATTCAAAGATGACACACTTCCTGAGAGATTCTTTGAGAATGGCATTGATAGAGATGAGTTTGAAAAGGCCATTCATGACTATTACCACTTCAGAGGATGGAATGCTGAAGGTACACCGGAAGAGGAAAAACTGAAAGAACTTGGTATTTTCAATGAAAATAGGGAAAATGACCGTTCTGCAGAATAG
- a CDS encoding methylated-DNA--[protein]-cysteine S-methyltransferase, with product MNNMTIFQAILRYFAGEIIDFSDYEVDLSGLTQFQREVLEEVRKIPYGETVTYQELACRVERSGAARAVGSAVARNPYPIIIPCHRIVSSSGIGGFCGETCGEKVELKRRMLEMEAKLNETTKENK from the coding sequence ATGAATAACATGACTATCTTCCAGGCTATTCTGAGATATTTTGCCGGGGAAATTATCGATTTTTCAGACTACGAAGTTGACCTGTCAGGGCTTACACAATTCCAGCGTGAAGTCCTTGAAGAAGTCAGAAAGATACCTTATGGTGAAACAGTAACTTATCAGGAACTGGCCTGCAGAGTTGAGAGAAGTGGTGCGGCCAGAGCCGTTGGTTCTGCTGTTGCCAGAAACCCTTATCCTATAATCATACCCTGCCACCGCATAGTCTCATCTTCCGGCATTGGTGGATTTTGTGGTGAAACCTGTGGAGAGAAGGTTGAACTTAAGAGAAGAATGCTTGAAATGGAAGCAAAATTGAACGAAACTACAAAAGAAAATAAATGA